The window TTTAGAGGGAAAGTGTGGGGTGTAGATGAAAGCAGATTCAAGGACAGTAATCATCTTTGTGGTTGTGTGATATGCACATGGGGGTTGGTTatgctcttctctctcctttggtgtagatttgaaattttctgtaatgaAAAGTTAGGAAGTACACTGAGTGACGCCAGGGTCCTCACAGTGGCTTTGGAAGCTGCAGGATCTTCCCCCTCACCTCTCCTCCCTCATCGCCTCCCCCACCTGCTGCTGCCACCTGCCGCCTCTCTGCTCCCACAGCTCCCGGGCACGCACCTGCCTCGGGGCCTCTGCCGGCCGGCCCGTCCTTCCCGCAGCTCTCGGTTCACATATCACCTTCTGGCCGAGGCCCTGCTTGGCCATCGTGTCTAGAACTGAATCCCGACACCCTCTTGCTGGCactccctgctttatttttgttcaaaACCCCTATCACCTGTGGATATACTATGTGTTTTTCTTAAGGAATCTGTTTGCTGTCTGTCTGTCCACACTGGAATATGAGCTCCGTGTGGGAGCTCCCTCATTAGGTCACCGGCAACTAGACCAGGCCAGGCCAGTGGTAGGGCGTAATATTTACTGGTTGAACGATTGGCTGAACAATATAATTAAGAGATAAAGGAGTGAGCTGAGGAtttagggtgggggtggggcaaagACAAGCTGGGGGCTGAGGGGCTTTTGCTGCCCAGCCCTCCCGCGAGGTGCCGTTCTCAAGGCCGTCTCTGGGAATGGCCCTGGAGCCGGGCGGCACCGCTACTGACCTCCCATCAAGCTCAGCCCCAGGTGGGAATAGGGTCTCCGAGGTAACAAGGAAGGATTGGGGCGCAGGGGCAGGGTAGGCCCCAAGATTCACTGAGCTAACGTTTTCTGGTGCCTCTCTCCACTCTGGGGACACGCAGAGGTAACGGATGGTGCCTGCAGCTGGAGGAAAACCCGGGAAGGACATGATGGTGGTGGGGGGAAGGACATGATGGTGGTGGGGGCAGTGGGAGCCCCTACGGGTGGTGGGGGTCTGGGTGGGCTTCCCTCCCTGCTTGCCGTGCACCAAGGGGCTCCCATGCGGCAGAGCCAGAGGGACCAGAAGCAGCTGTGGAGGCCCGGAGGGGCCTTGGCTCCTGGGCAGGCCTGGTCTTGGGCTGAGGAGGGTCCCTCAGCCTCTCTCTGCAGAGGGTCTCCAAGGTGGTCCTGAGCCCCCTCCCCTGTCTCTGCTCACAGCTGGCCGAGGCCCTGGACCTGTTTGAGAGGCAGATGCTCAAGGAGGAGCGTGTCCAGCCCCTGGAGTGCAACTACACGGTGCTGATCGGGGGCTGTGGGCGGGCCGGCTACCTCAAGAAGGCCTTCAGGCTGTATAATGATGTGAGTGTGGGGCTCGGGGCACACGTGGACTGGAGTCAGAAGGAGCCAGGGCAGGTTCTGAACACGGGGTTGCTGCTGGCACACGACCCTGGGCAGGTGGCtttgcccccatcccaccccggcCTCGGTGTCATCATTGTGTCTGTACAGTGGGTGTGATCTTGTGACAGTAAAGTGGGATGACACCTGCTGGGACATGGCAGTCCCTGAGCATCCCTTCCGTCTCCCCTGCCACTCCCACATTGTCCatgttccttctctctctccttttcccctccctgccccccacatgTGCACCTTTCTCCCAAAGCTGGTCCTTTGAAAAAGGACTCATTCTTCTCAGAagatcatttcattttcaaaggCCACCTCTTGGGTGTGTCTTATGTGTCATTCCTGATGCCTGGAAGTTTCTTTGGGAGTCAGGAAAAGAGCCTATGAGGACCATGGACTCTAGGAGATGTGATGTCTTCTCCTGCAGCCCAAAGCTGGGAACATCTTTTTTTCCAGCAGGGGCTCTTGGGCTTCCTGTCATTTGGGATAGTCCTACTCTGGGCCTTCAAGGGGAGAAGCTGCTGTTAGAAACAAAAAAGTAACACATTATATCCTCTAAAAGACCAAAATTGGAGTGTAGAAGGATGCGAGGCTGCCCAGCCCTGCCAGCTAACAGGAGAGCATCCAGGTGCTGAGTGAGGCCGTGAGGGGgttggtttcctggggctgctggttAATGGCCCTACAGGAGCACGTCCCTGCATTTGGAGGATCCTTTAAGGactcccccccccgcccccggtCACCTGCTCAGAGAAGCCCACACCACTTTATTTAATCACTGTTGTTCTTGAGcactctgcctttttttttttttttttttaattttatattttggaatagTTTTAGATGAATAAACAAGTTACAAAGACAGTGTAGTGTTCCCatacaccaccacccccaccccagtttccCCCTTTTTGGCATCTTGCGTTATGTGGTACCTTTGTCACCATTAAGGACCTAACCTTAGTGTGTCACTGTTCACTAAACTCAGGACTTGATTCAGATTTCACAGTCTTCCCACTGACGTCCTCTTCCTCTTCCAGCATCCAGTCCGGGCCCCCACACAGCATTTAGTTGTCGTGGCTCCTTAGGCCCCTGCTCTGTGAGTGTCCTCGTGGCTCCTGGCCTCAGCAGTGCTGGGGAAGGCCCATCGATTTGGGTTGGCCCGGTGTCTCCTCATGACGAAACTGGGGCTCTGGGAGGGGTCATACAACCCAGCTGCCAGCCGCCCTCCTGTCGGGGCGTGGGTGGGACTCGTCCCTTCTCCACTGGGAAGTCACTCTCCCCTTTCTGCGCTCTGTTCCTGGGATGCCGTCTAGCACTTATTCTGTGGTGAGGATGTGTTTGGGGTGTGTCGCCCCCTCTAGTGAGTAAGCTCAGTCAGGGCAGTGCCGGTGAGTACACATCTGTCGAAGGGCACGTGTCATCATTGTCATTTCTCAgataagaaactgaggcccaggaggtGAGAGGGCATATCCCAGGTCACCCCACTAGAGAGCGTGGGAGCCGGGGTTTGGGCCCGCAGCTGCCTGGCTCTGCATGTGGGGCTCCCTGCACCCCGCTGGCCGTCTGCCTTCAGCCCGGTGGTCCTGCTCCGGGAGTCGTGAATTCTTGACTCGGTGTCAGCCCCAGCCCAGAGTTTCTGCCTCACAGGCCAGATGGGTCCTGAGCGTGTGTGTGGCTCCCACGCTCCCAACCGATGCTGCCGGCCCAGGGACCACCCAGCACGCTGACGGCCGCTCTCCTGCCTAACCCTTGCGATAGCTTTTCAGGGAGATGGGCAGCCCCGTGTTCACAATGGGGAGGCAGCTTGCTCGCGATTCCCCATTAGTGAGCAGCAGTGCTGGGGCCTAGTTTCTGCCCTTCCCTGACCAGATCCATCTTAGGGCCCCAGATGGTCAGGGCCGCCTCGACTGGCCTGCTGATGGGAACTTCGGGCGAGCCCCGCTGGATTCTCAGGGGGGGTTTGGTTTCTCGTTTTGTGTGTTTTGGGGGTTTGGGTCAGTTTCTGGAGTTGCTCTGGCTGAGTTGGGGGTCAGGGGAGCCAGGCTGTGGGGGTGCCACCAGCCTCTGCCCCAGCACATGCCTGGCTCCTGGGCCTTTTTCATCAGCAACGGACTCAACCCCTGTTCCTCAGAGGCGGCAGGCTCCTCGGGCTGCCCCCCTGCGTTGCCTGCGCCCCTGGAGCGGCTCACAGTCTCTCCCCATCCCGACAGATGAAAAAGCGGGGCCTGGAGCCCTCAGATGCCACCTACACGGCCCTGTTCAACGTCTGTGCCGAGTCGCCCTGGAAGGACTCGGCTCTGCAGAGCGCCCTGAGGCTGCGGCAGCAGCTGCAGGCCAGAAACTTCCAGCTCAACCTGAAGACGTACCACGCCCTACTAAAGACGGCCGCCCTGTGTGCCGACCTCAGGGTGTGCTTTGATGTGTTCAAGGTGGGaccccctccttcctctctcccacctGGCGTGCTCAGCGGGTGTTAGgccggggcagggctgggggttgGGTCTCGGAGGCCTCTGCACACGGGACGGTGAGTGTGCGCTGCCCTGGAGGAGCCCGTGCAGGACTCAGtgccaggggagggagggagggtgggcttCCTGGCGGAGGGGTGCTTAGCAGGCGAGGGCCTCCTTAGAACGAGTGGTGGGGGCAGAAGGCCTGGGTGTCTGGAAGCTGCAGAGTCTGGGCTGCTTGGTGAGGCGAGTGTGGGCGCGAGGGGAGCAGGTGAGTGGCGGCACTGAGCAGGCGCCGTCTGGAAGAACCCGAGGTGCCAGGCTGCTTTGGGACATTGGTGTGGATCTGCCACTCCCcagcagccccacagcccaggtTTTTTATTCCCAGTTTCACAGAGGAGACCCCCTAAAAGTCTTTGAGCAGGGGGAACCATGGGCAGGAGGTTGGTTCTACTATTTCAGGTGGCAAGAAAGAGATGGATTTGAGTTAACACCTTAAttgaaggtttattgtaaaggttcctgggATGCAAGGAAAGAGTCAGGGTGTGGCGTGCCCATGGCGGCCTCATCATCGTGCGTCACCTCAGGCCAGCTCCCCGACACTGGCCAGTTCCTGGGTCAGTCAGTCAGGTCGAGCTGGTGGGGCAGGGACATGGGGTCTTGAACCTGGAGACCTCCTACAAATGACAGATCCCTCCGAGGGGTGCTGTGGGCAAGGCGGGCTGCTCATGCTCCCAGAGGGTGCAGCATAGCAAGCAGTCCACTGTCCTGACCTGTCCCCAGTGTCAGGTTGGTTTTGAGGCGGGTCACTGGCTGGCAGAGGATGGCCTGGAGGGACAAGGGCCTGTTGAGAGACGGCCGTGGCCGTTTGGGAGGAGTGCTGGGCCAGCACCCTGCTGGGACAGAGGCGGCCcttgtggggaggaggggagtggcAGGGCGGTGGGGACACCCACGCTGGcaaggagagaagaagagagCTCGAGGAGAGGAGGTGGTGGGAGAACCAGGAGGGTGTGATTCACTGACAGCCCTGAGGGAGGCCAGTGGTGACCAGCGCCCTGAGCTCTTGCCACCTGCAGGTCCCTTGTTATCTCATGGAATGGCTCaaaaattccataaggcaggtcCTAACTGTGACCCCACTCCacaatgggaaaactgaggcctgggaGCTTCTTGCTGCCCATAGTGCAGCTAGGACTGAAGCCAGCCCTGTGCACTCTCCCAgcctcagggctgggggctgaAAGTGGCTGCTGGGTGGGCATTGCAGAGATGTCCACAGAAGTGGTGGGAGCCGAGCCAGGAAGAGCAGCCTGGGAAAGGAGAGAGGCAGTCAGGCTGCCCTGTTAAGGAGCACGTCTCCGAGCCGCCCCAGTGCCGGTTTCGGGCTCCCGCCTCCTCAGCCCACAGCCTGGTCCTGGCCGGGCTGCCCCGAGCCTGACACCACTGGGACAGGCCCTGGGCTCTGCGTCTAGGAGAACTGAGCACCCCTGAAATAGTCACAGCCAGGGCTCTCTGCAGTGACGGGAGCTTTAGGCCCATGTGACAGTCTCTGCTCAGCCATGGTTGGCGTGACGCTGGTACTCCCCGCCCAGCTGTCCCTGGGGTGAGGGCAGGGGTTAAATACGTGCCCAGGATCAGACTGTCTCggattccagtggcctcctcGTTCCCTCCCCAGGAAATCCTCCACAAAGGTCACGTGGCCACAGAGGAGACCTTCAACTTCCTGCTCATGGGCTGCATCCAGGATAAGAAGACAGGCTTCCGCCAGGCCCTGCAGGTCTGTCTAGGTGGCCCCAGCTCCCCGTCTATCCCGAGCACCTACTCCTGCCTGGGTGCAGTGTTTGCTGTTGCTGCTGTTGCCCTTCCCGATGCCCATCGGCATAGCCTGGTGTTCGCTGTGCTACGGGCAGCAGGCGGTGGAGGCCCCGGGGCGCAGGGCAGGCCAGCGGGGAGGGGTGCAGCCAGCCCGTGCTTTCCCCGCCCTGCCGTGCAGCCTCGGCTACACCCAGGTCTGCCAAGTCTGCTTGGCATTTCAGCCAGACCCCGAGGCAGGCAGACCCCCTGGTCTGCAGAGGGAGCAGTGGCCATTGTCACTGTCCTTCCTCCAGGCCTGGGTGGCAGCCACTCCACGGCTGGAGGCTGTGGCTCGGCAGGTTTCTTCTTTGTGGCGAGAAGCCAGCCACAGCCTGTGCCTCCCACTCCCTGACCTTGGTCCACTGTCGTCGGAGGCGATCTGGAATAATTCTGACAGCCAGTTGATGGCAAGCACTTGCTAGGCCGCCTGGCTGCTGACAAGGGAACCGAGGCTCACAGAGGCTGAGccacctgctcagggcccacgGCCAGGGAGCGGCAGAGCTGGGATCCAGACTAGGTCCGGCTGGCCCTGGAGCCTGGGCCCTGGCCCCAACGCTCGCTGCCGGGTGACAGCGTTTCCCCGCAAAACCTCAGTCCTGCCAGCCTTTCCCCATGGGATGTGGCTGTGAGACCCtcacccttccccagcccctgccccgggTGGCAGCGTGCCTCTTGCTAGGCCCGCCCGTCTGGGCCTGACCAGCCCCCGCTCTGCCTCGCACACATCCCTCACGGAGGCGGGAAGCGGCCTGGGCACCCCCGGAAGTGCAGGCCTGTGCGGAGCAAGCAGACAGAAGGGGCCCCTCGTGTGGATTAGAGACGGTGCTGGTCTTGGTGTCGGGGTGGCCTGGAAACAGCCAGAGCTGCCGAGGGTCAAGGTGCACTGTGAGTGCTGGCCTCTGCGTGCTCGTCTCACAGAGACACGGGCTCCCTGGGCCCCCGGCCGGTGAGGAAGAGCAGGGGGTGGCTGCAGCCTGCCTGTCTCTGAATCCGGCTCTCGCTCAGATCAGAGCTGCTGCCTGTCTGACCGTCTGTCAGACATGTTGGTACCTGTCAGCACCCCCAGGAAAGAGACACAGGCATCCAGATTGTTCCAGAAGCTGCCACTCTGACCCTCCCTCCCTTACACAGACTTGGGGCAAAGCCTGCTGCTTGATGCGGGAGCCCTGGGGAGAATCCAGAGGGGTGAAACCATGAGAACAATTTTGGGGTGAGCTAGGGGAAGGAATAGGGGTGAACAGGAGTGACTCCACCCCTTTGACATCCCTGTTTCCAAAACCTTGAGAGTCTCAGTGTGCAGAGCCTGATACTGGGTTCAACACTTTCTGCATCCTCATTGCGCCCTTCCCTGCCAAAGGCTCTGAGGGAGCCCTGAGCTTTTTCTCTTCTGAGCAGGTGTGGCGGCAGATGCTGAGTTTGGGGCTCAGGCCGAGCCGCCACGGCTACAACCTGCTGTTGGGGGCAGCTCGGGACTGTGGCCTGGGGGACCCAGAGGTAGCCTCAGAGCTGTtcctgaggcccagggaggagacGGTCCTGCTCCAGCCCCCAGCAGGCCGGCGGCGGGCGAGGAGGAGAGTCCAGGCCAGTGACAGTGTGTCGGCCAAGCTGCACGTGGACGCCCTGGAGAGGCAGCTGTTTCTCGAACCTTCTCAGGCACTTGAGGGGCCTCCAGAGCCTCAGGAAGCCAGAGCCTCCAGCCAGACCCAGTCTGAGGTGGAAACCCAGGCAGAGCCTGAACACTCGGGGGCCTTCACCCCCATGACCCTGGAGCCCCCACCCCCTAGGGTGGAGGTCAACTTGCTGACCCTTGGGGTGGTCCCTTCAGCGGTGGTCTCCTTTGGGGCAGTGGCCACCCCCGCAGACCGGCTGGCCTTGATGGGGGGCATGGAGGGCTTCCTGAGCAAGATGGCAGAGCACGGGCTCCAGCCCGACATCAAAACCCTCACGCTGCTGGCGGAGGTTGTGGAGCCTGGGAGCCCTGCCGAGTCCTCGCTGCTGACCCTGCTGGACACGTGCCCGGTGGAGGTGGATGTGACGTTCTTCAACACACTGATGAGGAAGAGGAGCAAATGGGGGGACCTGGAGGGGGCCAAGGTAAGGGGCTCAGAGGTGGGCACTGGGCTCTCCGCCCTGAGGAACTGGCCCTGAGTGAGGTGGCAGGCACCCAATGGTGACTAGACCCACGCACGCCTGCCCCTTCAGGGAGCTGGTAGCTGCAGGGGGCGGGCGGGTGTTAGACATGGCGCTGCTGCTGGGTGTGCTGGGCGCCACGGGAGCACGCCTGGTCGGGTCCCAGGAGGCCCTGGGGAGGCAGCCTCTGAGGGCTGGTGACCTGTGATGGTGCCCCAGGGCTTCCCCTTGGGCCCCCCCACCTGAGCCCTCACTCTGTGCTGACACAGCTCTGAGTGCTTCACGGCTGCTGGTTTCTCTGCGGGTCACACCCGAGGGTGGTTTGTGGttttccccatttcacagacaggACCACGAAGtgcagaagtcatgtcccacctacTTGGTTCCGTGCTGGTGAGGGATGGAGCCGGCATGGGAGCCTGGGGCTCCTAACTGCTCCCCGT of the Choloepus didactylus isolate mChoDid1 chromosome 21, mChoDid1.pri, whole genome shotgun sequence genome contains:
- the LOC119517806 gene encoding pentatricopeptide repeat-containing protein 1, mitochondrial-like isoform X4, translated to MDLVRLARLFSGPRPVWLSVLQHLHPHRAKWAGGRRGPAESAQLALAAFSSSPSQPPLSQGSQKNMGGLSSDPSQPSPTAAQEEEEEEEEESFGTLSSKYSSRRIFRKSTAQLYNPHLQEQSLEEDEERELEPKPQRSPRNTPYWYFLQCKHLIKEGKLAEALDLFERQMLKEERVQPLECNYTVLIGGCGRAGYLKKAFRLYNDMKKRGLEPSDATYTALFNVCAESPWKDSALQSALRLRQQLQARNFQLNLKTYHALLKTAALCADLRVCFDVFKEILHKGHVATEETFNFLLMGCIQDKKTGFRQALQVWRQMLSLGLRPSRHGYNLLLGAARDCGLGDPEVASELFLRPREETVLLQPPAGRRRARRRVQASDSVSAKLHVDALERQLFLEPSQALEGPPEPQEARASSQTQSEVETQAEPEHSGAFTPMTLEPPPPRVEVNLLTLGVVPSAVVSFGAVATPADRLALMGGMEGFLSKMAEHGLQPDIKTLTLLAEVVEPGSPAESSLLTLLDTCPVEVDVTFFNTLMRKRSKWGDLEGAKALLPVLAKRGLVPNLQTFCNLAIGCRRPRDGLQLLADMKKSQMTPNTHVYSTLINAAVKRLDYTYLIAILKDMRRSGVPVNEVVIRQLEFAARYPPTFDRYKGKNTYLEKIDGFRAYYKQWLKVMPAEETPHPWQKFRTKPQGDQGTVTEADGDRGLADR
- the LOC119517806 gene encoding pentatricopeptide repeat-containing protein 1, mitochondrial-like isoform X2 codes for the protein MDLVRLARLFSGPRPVWLSVLQHLHPHRAKWAGGRRGPAESAQLALAAFSSSPSQPPLSQGSQKNMGGLSSDPSQPSPTAAQEEEEEEEEESFGTLSSKYSSRRIFRKSTAQLYNPHLQEQSLEEDEERELEPKPQRSPRNTPYWYFLQCKHLIKEGKLAEALDLFERQMLKEERVQPLECNYTVLIGGCGRAGYLKKAFRLYNDMKKRGLEPSDATYTALFNVCAESPWKDSALQSALRLRQQLQARNFQLNLKTYHALLKTAALCADLREILHKGHVATEETFNFLLMGCIQDKKTGFRQALQVWRQMLSLGLRPSRHGYNLLLGAARDCGLGDPEVASELFLRPREETVLLQPPAGRRRARRRVQASDSVSAKLHVDALERQLFLEPSQALEGPPEPQEARASSQTQSEVETQAEPEHSGAFTPMTLEPPPPRVEVNLLTLGVVPSAVVSFGAVATPADRLALMGGMEGFLSKMAEHGLQPDIKTLTLLAEVVEPGSPAESSLLTLLDTCPVEVDVTFFNTLMRKRSKWGDLEGAKALLPVLAKRGLVPNLQTFCNLAIGCRRPRDGLQLLADMKKSQMTPNTHVYSTLINAAVKRLDYTYLIAILKDMRRSGVPVNEVVIRQLEFAARYPPTFDRYKGKNTYLEKIDGFRAYYKQWLKVMPAEETPHPWQKFRTKPQGDQGTVTEADGDRGLADRARLPSPPHQSRPSGRQPLPATAQHTCPRSVSPPRHLLSPPTCCVSTLGAATLPTS
- the LOC119517806 gene encoding pentatricopeptide repeat-containing protein 1, mitochondrial-like isoform X1; amino-acid sequence: MDLVRLARLFSGPRPVWLSVLQHLHPHRAKWAGGRRGPAESAQLALAAFSSSPSQPPLSQGSQKNMGGLSSDPSQPSPTAAQEEEEEEEEESFGTLSSKYSSRRIFRKSTAQLYNPHLQEQSLEEDEERELEPKPQRSPRNTPYWYFLQCKHLIKEGKLAEALDLFERQMLKEERVQPLECNYTVLIGGCGRAGYLKKAFRLYNDMKKRGLEPSDATYTALFNVCAESPWKDSALQSALRLRQQLQARNFQLNLKTYHALLKTAALCADLRVCFDVFKEILHKGHVATEETFNFLLMGCIQDKKTGFRQALQVWRQMLSLGLRPSRHGYNLLLGAARDCGLGDPEVASELFLRPREETVLLQPPAGRRRARRRVQASDSVSAKLHVDALERQLFLEPSQALEGPPEPQEARASSQTQSEVETQAEPEHSGAFTPMTLEPPPPRVEVNLLTLGVVPSAVVSFGAVATPADRLALMGGMEGFLSKMAEHGLQPDIKTLTLLAEVVEPGSPAESSLLTLLDTCPVEVDVTFFNTLMRKRSKWGDLEGAKALLPVLAKRGLVPNLQTFCNLAIGCRRPRDGLQLLADMKKSQMTPNTHVYSTLINAAVKRLDYTYLIAILKDMRRSGVPVNEVVIRQLEFAARYPPTFDRYKGKNTYLEKIDGFRAYYKQWLKVMPAEETPHPWQKFRTKPQGDQGTVTEADGDRGLADRARLPSPPHQSRPSGRQPLPATAQHTCPRSVSPPRHLLSPPTCCVSTLGAATLPTS
- the LOC119517806 gene encoding pentatricopeptide repeat-containing protein 1, mitochondrial-like isoform X3; translation: MDLVRLARLFSGPRPVWLSVLQHLHPHRAKWAGGRRGPAESAQLALAAFSSSPSQPPLSQGSQKNMGGLSSDPSQPSPTAAQEEEEEEEEESFGTLSSKYSSRRIFRKSTAQLYNPHLQEQSLEEDEERELEPKPQRSPRNTPYWYFLQCKHLIKEGKLAEALDLFERQMLKEERVQPLECNYTVLIGGCGRAGYLKKAFRLYNDMKKRGLEPSDATYTALFNVCAESPWKDSALQSALRLRQQLQARNFQLNLKTYHALLKTAALCADLRVCFDVFKEILHKGHVATEETFNFLLMGCIQDKKTGFRQALQVWRQMLSLGLRPSRHGYNLLLGAARDCGLGDPEVASELFLRPREETVLLQPPAGRRRARRRVQASDSVSAKLHVDALERQLFLEPSQALEGPPEPQEARASSQTQSEVETQAEPEHSGAFTPMTLEPPPPRVEVNLLTLGVVPSAVVSFGAVATPADRLALMGGMEGFLSKMAEHGLQPDIKTLTLLAEVVEPGSPAESSLLTLLDTCPVEVDVTFFNTLMRKRSKWGDLEGAKALLPVLAKRGLVPNLQTFCNLAIGCRRPRDGLQLLADMKKSQMTPNTHVYSTLINAAVKRLDYTYLIAILKDMRRSGVPVNEVVIRQLEFAARYPPTFDRYKGKNTYLEKIDGFRAYYKQWLKVMPAEETPHPWQKFRTKPQGDQGTVTEADGDRGLADRFLKGLPQPPFERTFLGAVYSCTATASECLDSNPGSATYSL